In one Deinococcus betulae genomic region, the following are encoded:
- a CDS encoding ABC transporter substrate-binding protein produces LPTIVGQANANNIYFTTVTAPLSALPAAKVFATSYKNAFRDELQGFGAFGYDAAKVVVQGVLNAVRANGNKLPTRTQVETAIRKGSYTGLLSGKVTFNSVGDRKEASLYVMSITGGATRLKTIARVRPAQP; encoded by the coding sequence GCTGCCCACCATCGTGGGTCAGGCCAACGCCAACAACATCTACTTCACCACGGTAACAGCACCGCTGTCTGCGTTACCAGCAGCAAAGGTCTTCGCCACCAGTTACAAGAACGCCTTCAGGGATGAGCTGCAAGGGTTCGGGGCCTTCGGGTACGACGCGGCCAAGGTGGTCGTGCAGGGCGTGCTGAACGCCGTGCGCGCCAACGGCAACAAGCTCCCCACCCGCACCCAGGTCGAGACCGCCATCCGCAAGGGCAGCTACACCGGCCTGCTGTCGGGCAAGGTGACCTTCAACTCAGTCGGCGACCGCAAGGAGGCTAGCTTGTACGTGATGAGCATCACAGGCGGGGCCACCCGTCTGAAGACCATCGCTCGTGTGAGGCCAGCTCAACCCTAA